A single genomic interval of Aegicerativicinus sediminis harbors:
- a CDS encoding TolC family protein — MKMSILKLVLILMLFSSGTKSIAQKVINLDEAITLASQGNKALKIQNLEQLRAKHAVKDVKSLWMPNVSLNGNISRYFDRQVIFVPGSFAGTEKDVQDLSVGGLYQYNGAITFNQTIFSIKSNQEIKASLVEEEIEKERTIDLERRLILEVTRAYYQVLLAQNQLGLIEKSLERNAKELNDSKSLFLNGKGLKIDTLRSYIAVENLKTSVSYQENAIQIAKLQLKQLIGFDEETELLLVDNLIIDENDEELYNVNDEIMIEQLNRQDLKIQKLNIKLEEKKLASIKATRSPELNLIGQYQIQSQTDGEKFKDQSWHNTSFVGVNLNIPIFTGGRSSSKIKQSQLKLEQQKIKMDDLYDYVRLELNTILNNWNNAKLQYETQKRTVEAERANYIMHNQRYNNGIGSKLELTDAEFALSSSELNLLQAMYNLKLSRVELQWAMGQLSI, encoded by the coding sequence ATGAAAATGTCAATTTTAAAATTAGTTTTAATTCTGATGCTGTTTTCATCAGGCACCAAATCAATTGCTCAAAAAGTTATCAACTTGGATGAGGCCATTACATTGGCATCTCAAGGGAATAAAGCCTTAAAAATCCAAAATCTTGAACAACTCAGAGCAAAACATGCAGTAAAGGATGTGAAAAGCTTATGGATGCCCAATGTAAGCTTAAATGGAAATATCTCTAGGTATTTTGATAGACAAGTCATTTTTGTTCCCGGTAGTTTTGCCGGCACCGAAAAAGATGTTCAAGATTTAAGTGTTGGTGGTTTATACCAATATAACGGGGCTATAACTTTCAACCAGACAATTTTTTCAATAAAATCTAATCAAGAAATTAAAGCGTCTTTGGTAGAAGAAGAAATAGAAAAAGAAAGGACCATTGATTTGGAGAGAAGATTGATCTTAGAGGTTACAAGAGCCTATTATCAGGTACTCCTAGCACAAAATCAATTGGGACTAATTGAAAAAAGCCTTGAGAGAAATGCAAAAGAACTAAACGATTCTAAATCACTTTTCTTAAATGGCAAAGGTTTGAAAATTGATACCTTAAGAAGTTATATAGCTGTCGAGAATCTTAAAACCTCTGTTTCATATCAAGAGAATGCCATCCAAATTGCAAAACTCCAACTAAAACAACTTATTGGTTTTGATGAAGAAACTGAATTATTGTTGGTTGATAATCTTATAATTGATGAGAATGATGAAGAATTGTATAATGTCAACGATGAAATAATGATTGAACAGTTGAATAGACAAGACCTTAAAATTCAGAAACTAAACATTAAGCTTGAAGAGAAAAAATTGGCCAGCATCAAAGCTACTCGATCTCCCGAGTTAAATTTAATTGGTCAATACCAAATACAGTCTCAAACTGATGGTGAAAAGTTCAAAGACCAATCATGGCACAACACTTCATTTGTAGGTGTAAATTTGAACATTCCTATTTTTACTGGTGGTAGATCATCCTCAAAAATCAAACAAAGCCAGCTTAAACTTGAACAGCAAAAAATCAAAATGGATGACCTATATGATTACGTAAGGCTTGAATTAAATACTATATTAAATAATTGGAATAATGCAAAATTACAGTATGAAACCCAGAAAAGAACTGTTGAAGCAGAAAGGGCCAACTACATCATGCATAACCAAAGATATAATAATGGAATAGGCTCAAAGTTAGAGTTAACAGATGCCGAATTTGCTCTTTCATCGTCAGAGTTAAATTTATTGCAAGCAATGTATAATCTAAAATTAAGTAGGGTAGAGCTTCAGTGGGCTATGGGACAACTTAGTATTTAG